A region of Polyodon spathula isolate WHYD16114869_AA chromosome 4, ASM1765450v1, whole genome shotgun sequence DNA encodes the following proteins:
- the vcpip1 gene encoding deubiquitinating protein VCPIP1 isoform X2 has translation MSLQQGSKKKDKHILSGTCPDPKCQARLFFPAYGSVSIECTECGQRHEQKNLQNVEEVTDPDVVLHNLLRNALLGVTGAPKKGTELVKVMGLSNYHCKLLSPILTRYGMDKQTGKAKLLREMNQGEMFDCSLLGDRAFLIEQEHVSTVGYGKDRSGSLIYLQDTLEEMKKANGNQECLIPVHVDGDGHCLVHAVSRALVGRELFWHALRENLKQNFKENLDRYNALFQDFIDAAEWEDIINECDPLFVPPEGVPLGLRNIHIFGLANVLHRPIILLDSLSGMRSSGDYSATFLPGLVPEEKCMGKDGQFNKPICIAWSSSGRNHYIPLVGIKNASLPKLPARLLPKAWGVPQELIKKYIQLEADGSCIIGGDRSLQDKYLMRLVHSMEEVFMDKHAIHPSLVADVHQYVYRRTGVIGVQPEEVTEAARKAVMENRLHRCLICNALSELHVPPEWLAPGGKLYNLAKTTHEHLRADKNYSFPLNNLVCSYDPVKDVLVPDYKSSHLNSCNYCHGTSVRHIRGDGSVVYLDGDRTNTRSHGGKCGCGFKHFWDGKEYDNLPEAFPITLEWSGRIVRETVYWFQYEIEPSLNSNVYDVAMKLVTKHFPGEFGSEILVQKVVNTILNHTAKKNPDEYTPVSIDGAHAQRLGDVQEGQVDVDVQPPTKIILTGQKAKTLHKEELNMSKAERSIQQSITEHASVMQKKRTDKLKQVQKGQARSTSPGPARDGLSSAPVTPTKAPHSPKSSKEKKIRVTTTDGRQAMLTLQTGTTFSELQNSIAKEFSVPPALQCIRYGFPPKELSPPKEGAENEPVPLQHGDRVTVETLKGPRGGGGGGGGGSSSPHSFHIHIHIHIHEPASSSRITSRELQDHVDLEMSSLCLLATLMGEDVWSYAKKLPHLFQHGGVFHNIMKKDMGLVDGKHCTLPHIPGKTFVFNAAEDQLELCVDAAGHFPVGPDVEDLVNEALNQLQSEVVSRSREGSPSHGVLKLGSGGVVRKKSEQPHSVMAFQGKGHSLGTASGSSPPDQKSREKQISRKHSSGVDLSASVSKQGASLTEISDDAKELIRMAPGFVTLKDGRNLDPNVIEAQRKKLQEMVSSIQASMEKHLRDQNIGDSLLADPAPRKADAGNSASRTENATVSVTESVPETSGPGLSGIADLVEMTPPSTSASRAQERSVVSEELEDMDSQDTELTSATEPMDHS, from the exons atgtctcTACAGCAGGGTTCAAAGAAAAAGGACAAGCATATTTTGTCTGGTACCTGCCCAGATCCAAAGTGCCAGGCGAGGTTATTTTTCCCTGCTTATGGCTCTGTTAGTATTGAATGTACCGAGTGCGGACAGCGCCATGAACAGAAGAACCTCCAAAATGTGGAAGAAGTCACCGATCCGGACGTGGTGCTTCACAATCTACTCAGAAATGCTCTACTTGGGGTGACGGGTGCCCCCAAAAAGGGGACCGAGTTGGTGAAAGTGATGGGACTGTCCAACTACCACTGTAAGCTGCTCTCTCCAATTCTCACCAGGTATGGCATGGATAAACAAACGGGTAAAGCCAAGCTATTGAGGGAAATGAACCAGGGAGAAATGTTTGACTGTTCTCTTTTGGGGGATAGGGCATTTCTAATTGAACAGGAGCATGTGAGTACTGTTGGCTACGGCAAAGATCGTTCAGGGAGCCTAATTTACTTGCAGGACACTCTGGAGGAGATGAAGAAAGCCAATGGGAATCAAGAGTGCCTGATCCCTGTGCATGTTGATGGAGATGGCCACTGCTTGGTCCATGCTGTGTCCAGGGCACTGGTGGGTAGAGAGCTCTTCTGGCATGCTTTACGGGAGAACTTGAAACAGAATTTCAAGGAAAACTTAGATCGCTATAATGCACTTTTTCAAGACTTTATTGATGCAGCTGAATGGGAGGACATCATCAATGAGTGTGACCCCTTGTTTGTCCCTCCTGAGGGGGTACCACTGGGACTGCGGAATATTCATATTTTTGGACTGGCAAATGTGCTACACCGCCCTATCATTCTGTTGGATTCTCTGAGTGGAATGAGGAGCTCTGGTGATTATTCTGCTACTTTTCTGCCTGGACTGGTGCCTGAAGAAAAGTGCATGGGAAAGGACGGGCAGTTTAACAAGCCAATCTGTATCGCCTGGAGCAGCTCAGGTCGTAACCATTACATTCCTCTTGTTGGAATTAAAAATGCTTCTTTACCTAAACTGCCTGCAAGGCTGCTCCCCAAAGCCTGGGGAGTCCCACAAGAACTTATTAAGAAGTACATACAATTAGAAGCAGATGGGAGTTGTATAATTGGAGGGGACAGAAGCCTGCAGGATAAATATTTGATGAGACTGGTTCATTCAATGGAAGAGGTCTTCATGGACAAGCATGCCATCCACCCTTCACTGGTGGCAGACGTACATCAGTATGTGTACAGGAGGACTGGTGTAATAGGAGTCCAGCCTGAAGAAGTTACTGAGGCTGCCAGGAAAGCAGTGATGGAAAACCGCCTTCACCGGTGCTTGATCTGTAATGCACTTTCAGAGCTCCATGTGCCTCCAGAGTGGCTAGCCCCAGGTGGAAAGCTATATAACCTAGCCAAAACCACACATGAGCACCTCAGGGCTGACAAAAACTACAGCTTTCCTCTGAACAACCTGGTGTGCTCTTATGACCCTGTAAAGGATGTCCTTGTGCCTGATTACAAGTCAAGCCATTTGAATTCCTGCAATTATTGCCATGGCACCTCTGTGCGACACATCCGGGGGGATGGCTCTGTTGTTTACTTGGATGGAGACAGAACTAATACTAGGTCCCATGGAGGCAAGTGCGGTTGCGGGTTCAAGCATTTCTGGGATGGGAAGGAATATGATAATCTGCCTGAGGCCTTTCCTATCACCTTGGAGTGGAGCGGACGAATAGTAAGGGAAACTGTGTACTGGTTCCAATACGAAATTGAGCCATCATTGAACAGCAATGTTTATGATGTTGCAATGAAGCTAGTCACCAAACATTTCCCTGGGGAGTTTGGGAGCGAGATCCTAGTCCAGAAGGTGGTGAACACCATTTTAAATCACACAGCCAAAAAGAACCCAGATGAATACACCCCTGTTTCCATTGATGGGGCACATGCTCAGAGGCTTGGGGATGTGCAGGAGGGGCAAGTAGATGTGGATGTGCAGCCAccaacaaaaataatcttaactGGGCAAAAAGCAAAGACGCTGCACAAGGAGGAGCTTAACATGAGCAAGGCAGAGCGCAGCATACAGCAGAGCATCACAGAGCATGCTTctgtaatgcagaaaaaaagaactgacaaattgaaacaaGTGCAAAAGGGACAAGCTAGGTCAACCTCCCCTGGACCAGCCCGAGATGGACTCTCCTCTGCTCCAGTCACACCCACCAAAGCCCCCCACTCCCCCAAATCCAGCAAGGAAAAGAAGATCCGTGTAACCACCACTGATGGGCGGCAGGCCATGCTGACGCTCCAGACAGGGACCACCTTTTCCGAGCTGCAGAATAGCATTGCCAAAGAATTTAGTGTCCCTCCAGCCCTGCAGTGCATCCGCTATGGTTTCCCTCCCAAGGAGCTCTCCCCGCCAAAAGAGGGGGCAGAGAATGAACCTGTGCCGCTGCAGCATGGTGACAGGGTGACTGTGGAGACCCTAAAGGGccccagaggaggaggaggaggaggaggaggaggcagcagCAGCCCACACAGCTTCCACATCCACATCCACATCCACATCCAT GAGCCAGCAAGTTCCAGCAGAATTACTTCCAGAGAACTCCAGGACCACGTTGATCTGGAGATGTCTTCACTCTGCCTTCTGGCAACCTTAATGG gaGAAGATGTTTGGTCTTATGCAAAAAAGCTGCCTCACTTGTTTCAGCATGGTGGAGTGTTTCACAACATTATGAAGAAAGACATGG GTCTTGTGGATGGTAAGCATTGCACTTTACCCCACATTCCTGGTAAGACCTTTGTATTTAATGCAGCGGAAGACCAGTTAGAATTATGTGTGGATGCTGCAGGACATTTTCCAGTAGGTCCTGATGTTGAAGACCTGGTGAACGAGGCCTTAAATCAGCTCCAATCAGAGGTTGTCTCAAGAAGCAGAGAGGGTAGTCCCTCGCATGGTGTGCTTAAACTTGGGAGTGGAGGCGTGGTGAGGAAGAAATCTGAGCAGCCACACAGTGTGATGGCTTTCCAGGGAAAAGGCCATTCCTTAGGAACTGCATCCGGCAGCTCTCCTCCAGACCAGAAGTCGAGAGAAAAGCAAATCTCTAGAAAGCACAGCAGCGGGGTAGATTTGAGCGCTAGTGTTTCTAAGCAAGGGGCTTCCCTGACTGAAATTTCTGATGACGCCAAAGAGCTTATCCGTATGGCTCCGGGGTTTGTGACTCTGAAAGATGGAAGGAACCTGGACCCAAACGTGATTGAGGCCCAACGGAAAAAGCTGCAAGAAATGGTTTCTTCCATTCAGGCCTCAATGGAAAAACATTTGCGGGATCAAAACATAGGGGATTCCCTACTTGCTGACCCTGCTCCAAGGAAAGCAGATGCTGGAAACTCAGCAAGTAGGACAGAAAATGCCACAGTGAGTGTGACAGAGTCTGTTCCAGAGACCAGTGGTCCAGGCCTTTCAGGCATAGCAGATCTTGTGGAAATGACACCCCCCTCTACTTCTGCGAGTAGAGCTCAGGAGAGAAGTGTCGTCAGTGAGGAACTGGAAGACATGGATAGCCAGGACACAGAGCTGACAAGTGCTACTGAGCCAATGGATCACTCTTGA
- the vcpip1 gene encoding deubiquitinating protein VCPIP1 isoform X1 has protein sequence MSLQQGSKKKDKHILSGTCPDPKCQARLFFPAYGSVSIECTECGQRHEQKNLQNVEEVTDPDVVLHNLLRNALLGVTGAPKKGTELVKVMGLSNYHCKLLSPILTRYGMDKQTGKAKLLREMNQGEMFDCSLLGDRAFLIEQEHVSTVGYGKDRSGSLIYLQDTLEEMKKANGNQECLIPVHVDGDGHCLVHAVSRALVGRELFWHALRENLKQNFKENLDRYNALFQDFIDAAEWEDIINECDPLFVPPEGVPLGLRNIHIFGLANVLHRPIILLDSLSGMRSSGDYSATFLPGLVPEEKCMGKDGQFNKPICIAWSSSGRNHYIPLVGIKNASLPKLPARLLPKAWGVPQELIKKYIQLEADGSCIIGGDRSLQDKYLMRLVHSMEEVFMDKHAIHPSLVADVHQYVYRRTGVIGVQPEEVTEAARKAVMENRLHRCLICNALSELHVPPEWLAPGGKLYNLAKTTHEHLRADKNYSFPLNNLVCSYDPVKDVLVPDYKSSHLNSCNYCHGTSVRHIRGDGSVVYLDGDRTNTRSHGGKCGCGFKHFWDGKEYDNLPEAFPITLEWSGRIVRETVYWFQYEIEPSLNSNVYDVAMKLVTKHFPGEFGSEILVQKVVNTILNHTAKKNPDEYTPVSIDGAHAQRLGDVQEGQVDVDVQPPTKIILTGQKAKTLHKEELNMSKAERSIQQSITEHASVMQKKRTDKLKQVQKGQARSTSPGPARDGLSSAPVTPTKAPHSPKSSKEKKIRVTTTDGRQAMLTLQTGTTFSELQNSIAKEFSVPPALQCIRYGFPPKELSPPKEGAENEPVPLQHGDRVTVETLKGPRGGGGGGGGGSSSPHSFHTVRREEPASSSRITSRELQDHVDLEMSSLCLLATLMGEDVWSYAKKLPHLFQHGGVFHNIMKKDMGLVDGKHCTLPHIPGKTFVFNAAEDQLELCVDAAGHFPVGPDVEDLVNEALNQLQSEVVSRSREGSPSHGVLKLGSGGVVRKKSEQPHSVMAFQGKGHSLGTASGSSPPDQKSREKQISRKHSSGVDLSASVSKQGASLTEISDDAKELIRMAPGFVTLKDGRNLDPNVIEAQRKKLQEMVSSIQASMEKHLRDQNIGDSLLADPAPRKADAGNSASRTENATVSVTESVPETSGPGLSGIADLVEMTPPSTSASRAQERSVVSEELEDMDSQDTELTSATEPMDHS, from the exons atgtctcTACAGCAGGGTTCAAAGAAAAAGGACAAGCATATTTTGTCTGGTACCTGCCCAGATCCAAAGTGCCAGGCGAGGTTATTTTTCCCTGCTTATGGCTCTGTTAGTATTGAATGTACCGAGTGCGGACAGCGCCATGAACAGAAGAACCTCCAAAATGTGGAAGAAGTCACCGATCCGGACGTGGTGCTTCACAATCTACTCAGAAATGCTCTACTTGGGGTGACGGGTGCCCCCAAAAAGGGGACCGAGTTGGTGAAAGTGATGGGACTGTCCAACTACCACTGTAAGCTGCTCTCTCCAATTCTCACCAGGTATGGCATGGATAAACAAACGGGTAAAGCCAAGCTATTGAGGGAAATGAACCAGGGAGAAATGTTTGACTGTTCTCTTTTGGGGGATAGGGCATTTCTAATTGAACAGGAGCATGTGAGTACTGTTGGCTACGGCAAAGATCGTTCAGGGAGCCTAATTTACTTGCAGGACACTCTGGAGGAGATGAAGAAAGCCAATGGGAATCAAGAGTGCCTGATCCCTGTGCATGTTGATGGAGATGGCCACTGCTTGGTCCATGCTGTGTCCAGGGCACTGGTGGGTAGAGAGCTCTTCTGGCATGCTTTACGGGAGAACTTGAAACAGAATTTCAAGGAAAACTTAGATCGCTATAATGCACTTTTTCAAGACTTTATTGATGCAGCTGAATGGGAGGACATCATCAATGAGTGTGACCCCTTGTTTGTCCCTCCTGAGGGGGTACCACTGGGACTGCGGAATATTCATATTTTTGGACTGGCAAATGTGCTACACCGCCCTATCATTCTGTTGGATTCTCTGAGTGGAATGAGGAGCTCTGGTGATTATTCTGCTACTTTTCTGCCTGGACTGGTGCCTGAAGAAAAGTGCATGGGAAAGGACGGGCAGTTTAACAAGCCAATCTGTATCGCCTGGAGCAGCTCAGGTCGTAACCATTACATTCCTCTTGTTGGAATTAAAAATGCTTCTTTACCTAAACTGCCTGCAAGGCTGCTCCCCAAAGCCTGGGGAGTCCCACAAGAACTTATTAAGAAGTACATACAATTAGAAGCAGATGGGAGTTGTATAATTGGAGGGGACAGAAGCCTGCAGGATAAATATTTGATGAGACTGGTTCATTCAATGGAAGAGGTCTTCATGGACAAGCATGCCATCCACCCTTCACTGGTGGCAGACGTACATCAGTATGTGTACAGGAGGACTGGTGTAATAGGAGTCCAGCCTGAAGAAGTTACTGAGGCTGCCAGGAAAGCAGTGATGGAAAACCGCCTTCACCGGTGCTTGATCTGTAATGCACTTTCAGAGCTCCATGTGCCTCCAGAGTGGCTAGCCCCAGGTGGAAAGCTATATAACCTAGCCAAAACCACACATGAGCACCTCAGGGCTGACAAAAACTACAGCTTTCCTCTGAACAACCTGGTGTGCTCTTATGACCCTGTAAAGGATGTCCTTGTGCCTGATTACAAGTCAAGCCATTTGAATTCCTGCAATTATTGCCATGGCACCTCTGTGCGACACATCCGGGGGGATGGCTCTGTTGTTTACTTGGATGGAGACAGAACTAATACTAGGTCCCATGGAGGCAAGTGCGGTTGCGGGTTCAAGCATTTCTGGGATGGGAAGGAATATGATAATCTGCCTGAGGCCTTTCCTATCACCTTGGAGTGGAGCGGACGAATAGTAAGGGAAACTGTGTACTGGTTCCAATACGAAATTGAGCCATCATTGAACAGCAATGTTTATGATGTTGCAATGAAGCTAGTCACCAAACATTTCCCTGGGGAGTTTGGGAGCGAGATCCTAGTCCAGAAGGTGGTGAACACCATTTTAAATCACACAGCCAAAAAGAACCCAGATGAATACACCCCTGTTTCCATTGATGGGGCACATGCTCAGAGGCTTGGGGATGTGCAGGAGGGGCAAGTAGATGTGGATGTGCAGCCAccaacaaaaataatcttaactGGGCAAAAAGCAAAGACGCTGCACAAGGAGGAGCTTAACATGAGCAAGGCAGAGCGCAGCATACAGCAGAGCATCACAGAGCATGCTTctgtaatgcagaaaaaaagaactgacaaattgaaacaaGTGCAAAAGGGACAAGCTAGGTCAACCTCCCCTGGACCAGCCCGAGATGGACTCTCCTCTGCTCCAGTCACACCCACCAAAGCCCCCCACTCCCCCAAATCCAGCAAGGAAAAGAAGATCCGTGTAACCACCACTGATGGGCGGCAGGCCATGCTGACGCTCCAGACAGGGACCACCTTTTCCGAGCTGCAGAATAGCATTGCCAAAGAATTTAGTGTCCCTCCAGCCCTGCAGTGCATCCGCTATGGTTTCCCTCCCAAGGAGCTCTCCCCGCCAAAAGAGGGGGCAGAGAATGAACCTGTGCCGCTGCAGCATGGTGACAGGGTGACTGTGGAGACCCTAAAGGGccccagaggaggaggaggaggaggaggaggaggcagcagCAGCCCACACAGCTTCCACA CCGTCAGGAGAGAGGAGCCAGCAAGTTCCAGCAGAATTACTTCCAGAGAACTCCAGGACCACGTTGATCTGGAGATGTCTTCACTCTGCCTTCTGGCAACCTTAATGG gaGAAGATGTTTGGTCTTATGCAAAAAAGCTGCCTCACTTGTTTCAGCATGGTGGAGTGTTTCACAACATTATGAAGAAAGACATGG GTCTTGTGGATGGTAAGCATTGCACTTTACCCCACATTCCTGGTAAGACCTTTGTATTTAATGCAGCGGAAGACCAGTTAGAATTATGTGTGGATGCTGCAGGACATTTTCCAGTAGGTCCTGATGTTGAAGACCTGGTGAACGAGGCCTTAAATCAGCTCCAATCAGAGGTTGTCTCAAGAAGCAGAGAGGGTAGTCCCTCGCATGGTGTGCTTAAACTTGGGAGTGGAGGCGTGGTGAGGAAGAAATCTGAGCAGCCACACAGTGTGATGGCTTTCCAGGGAAAAGGCCATTCCTTAGGAACTGCATCCGGCAGCTCTCCTCCAGACCAGAAGTCGAGAGAAAAGCAAATCTCTAGAAAGCACAGCAGCGGGGTAGATTTGAGCGCTAGTGTTTCTAAGCAAGGGGCTTCCCTGACTGAAATTTCTGATGACGCCAAAGAGCTTATCCGTATGGCTCCGGGGTTTGTGACTCTGAAAGATGGAAGGAACCTGGACCCAAACGTGATTGAGGCCCAACGGAAAAAGCTGCAAGAAATGGTTTCTTCCATTCAGGCCTCAATGGAAAAACATTTGCGGGATCAAAACATAGGGGATTCCCTACTTGCTGACCCTGCTCCAAGGAAAGCAGATGCTGGAAACTCAGCAAGTAGGACAGAAAATGCCACAGTGAGTGTGACAGAGTCTGTTCCAGAGACCAGTGGTCCAGGCCTTTCAGGCATAGCAGATCTTGTGGAAATGACACCCCCCTCTACTTCTGCGAGTAGAGCTCAGGAGAGAAGTGTCGTCAGTGAGGAACTGGAAGACATGGATAGCCAGGACACAGAGCTGACAAGTGCTACTGAGCCAATGGATCACTCTTGA